One window from the genome of Malus domestica chromosome 01, GDT2T_hap1 encodes:
- the LOC139194167 gene encoding uncharacterized protein: protein MGTLKVPGPDGFQGVFYHSFWDIISREVNGMEADFMNGRISLRRLNSTNIVLIPKTQNPELLRKVKKSYELGIKLDMNKAYDLVEWDILMAVMVKMGFDSKWVDLVMSCVTIVEFLVLINGQPVRRFRPS, encoded by the exons ATGGGCACTTTGAAAGTTCCAGGCCCTGATGGGTTTCAAGGTGTGTTCTATCATTCGTTTTGGGATATTATTTCACGGGAGGTGAATGGGATGGAAGCTGATTTTATGAATGGAAGAATAAGCCTACGAAGGCTCAACTCAACAAATATTGTGCTAATTCCCAAAACTCAGAATCCGGAGTTG ctTAGGAAGGTGAAGAAGAGTTACGAGCTTGGAATCAAATTGGACATGAACAAAGCTTATGATCTGGTAGAATGGGATATCCTTATGGCAGTAATGGTGAAAATGGGGTTTGACAGTAAATGGGTGGATTTGGTGATGAGCTGTGTTACAATTGTGGAGTTTTTGGTGTTAATTAATGGGCAACCTGTGAGGAGGTTCAGACCATCCTGA